From a single Sinorhizobium sp. RAC02 genomic region:
- a CDS encoding DUF4167 domain-containing protein: MRPGQQNKRGRGRNNNNNNNNNNSTSSNHNNQRKGGNPLTRTYDSSGPDVKIRGTAQHIAEKYSTLARDAQSAGDRVIAENYLQHAEHYNRIIAAAQAQMQERFPRDERSDNTDRNDYNDRDGYDRDQDEVDSTAVDEPAPVAVVAQVAVPVEQPVIDGSGPQPVIEGTPAEVSLEEEAAAPAGRAPRRRTAARPRRPRRGEAAAEGGDAQLAGEDAPALEASE; this comes from the coding sequence ATGAGGCCAGGACAGCAAAACAAGCGCGGCCGCGGGCGTAATAACAACAATAACAATAATAATAACAACAGCACTAGCAGCAACCACAACAATCAGCGGAAGGGCGGAAATCCCCTGACGCGGACCTATGACAGTTCAGGTCCGGATGTGAAGATCAGGGGCACCGCCCAGCACATCGCGGAAAAGTACTCGACGCTTGCCCGGGATGCCCAGAGTGCTGGCGACCGCGTCATTGCGGAGAACTATCTCCAGCACGCCGAGCACTACAACCGCATCATCGCCGCCGCACAGGCGCAGATGCAGGAGCGCTTCCCGCGCGATGAACGGTCCGACAACACCGACCGCAATGACTATAATGATCGGGACGGATACGACCGCGATCAGGACGAAGTCGATTCGACGGCCGTTGATGAGCCGGCACCCGTTGCCGTTGTTGCCCAGGTGGCCGTCCCGGTCGAACAGCCCGTCATCGATGGTTCCGGCCCGCAGCCGGTGATCGAAGGCACGCCGGCCGAAGTCTCGCTCGAAGAGGAAGCTGCAGCTCCCGCTGGCCGCGCACCGCGCCGTCGCACTGCGGCACGCCCGCGTCGTCCGCGCCGTGGCGAAGCCGCTGCCGAAGGCGGCGATGCGCAGCTCGCCGGCGAAGATGCTCCGGCGCTCGAAGCGTCGGAATAA
- the brxL gene encoding BREX system Lon protease-like protein BrxL, producing MTALDDKINECFPGLVVRKDLVKAVKGNAIVPSYVLEFLLGQYCATNDESSIQSGIETVKEILRKHYVHRNEAGLIRSNIREKGRWKVIDKVSVDLNTDKDAYEATFANLGIKKVIIDSDTVKAHPKLLVSGVWCIADVEYEHSEDKSVEPWILGGIKPIQLSKFDYEAFLGARAGFTTDEWIDLLFQTVGFDPEMFGRRSKLLQLMRLVPFVERNYNLIELGPKGTGKSHIFSEFSPHGILISGGEVTVPKLFVNNSSGKIGLVGYWDVVAFDEFSGRQKRVDKALVDIMKNYMANKSFSRGVETLGAEASMVFVGNTKHNVPYMLKHTDLFEELPEKYYDSAFIDRLHTYVPGWEIDVIRGEMFASGYGFVVDYLAEILRHMRNDDYSNRYQALFTLSADISTRDRDGVNKTFSGMMKLLFPADNATEGEVEEILHLAVEGRKRVKDQLLRIDSTYPETDFSFMAQDGRKVVVKTLEETEYPQYYHKRAAAHDGSTPESAGDVKGASTSNVVQYAGEAETDVVGPREGHKVFSENQKGVTFADIFWPWLKGATNIVLTDPYIRMFHQLRNLMEFIEMIAQHKAPEDEMTVHLVTCADEAYPEKQQTNLIAIEAAAGAAGIKFSWEFDGTNRIHARHLVTDRGWKISLDRGLDIFQKFEMNDAFSLANRLQTYRQVKAFEITYLRSV from the coding sequence ATGACCGCGCTGGATGATAAGATCAATGAATGCTTCCCGGGCCTCGTAGTTCGCAAGGACCTGGTCAAGGCGGTAAAGGGCAATGCCATTGTCCCGTCCTACGTGTTGGAGTTCCTGCTCGGCCAATACTGCGCCACCAATGACGAGAGCTCGATCCAGTCAGGGATTGAGACCGTTAAGGAAATCCTCCGCAAGCACTACGTCCATCGCAATGAGGCGGGGCTGATCCGCTCGAACATCCGGGAAAAGGGCCGATGGAAGGTGATCGACAAAGTCAGCGTTGATCTCAACACTGACAAAGATGCCTATGAGGCGACCTTCGCCAACCTGGGCATCAAGAAGGTAATCATCGACTCCGACACTGTGAAGGCTCATCCCAAGCTGCTGGTTAGCGGCGTCTGGTGTATCGCCGACGTCGAGTACGAGCACAGCGAAGACAAGAGCGTCGAACCGTGGATACTAGGGGGCATCAAGCCGATCCAGCTATCAAAGTTTGACTATGAGGCATTTCTCGGCGCGCGCGCGGGATTTACGACCGATGAATGGATCGACCTGTTATTCCAAACGGTCGGCTTCGATCCCGAGATGTTCGGTCGCCGTAGCAAGCTCCTGCAATTGATGCGCCTCGTGCCCTTCGTCGAGCGAAACTACAATTTGATCGAGCTGGGACCGAAGGGCACTGGCAAGTCGCATATCTTCTCGGAGTTCTCGCCGCATGGCATCCTGATTTCAGGGGGCGAAGTGACGGTGCCCAAGCTGTTTGTCAACAACAGCTCGGGAAAGATCGGATTGGTCGGCTACTGGGATGTCGTCGCCTTCGACGAGTTTTCCGGTCGGCAGAAGCGTGTCGACAAGGCACTTGTCGACATTATGAAAAACTACATGGCCAACAAGAGCTTCTCGCGAGGAGTGGAGACGCTTGGCGCCGAGGCGTCGATGGTCTTTGTCGGGAACACCAAGCACAACGTTCCATACATGCTGAAGCACACCGACTTATTTGAGGAGCTTCCCGAGAAATACTATGATTCTGCCTTTATCGACCGGCTTCACACCTATGTCCCGGGCTGGGAGATCGACGTTATCCGTGGGGAGATGTTTGCGTCGGGTTATGGTTTTGTCGTTGACTACCTCGCCGAAATCCTTCGGCACATGCGTAATGACGACTACTCCAATCGCTATCAGGCCCTTTTTACGCTTTCAGCGGATATTTCGACTCGTGATCGCGACGGCGTGAATAAGACCTTTTCGGGCATGATGAAACTGCTCTTTCCAGCGGACAACGCAACCGAGGGTGAAGTCGAAGAGATCCTGCACTTGGCTGTGGAAGGGCGGAAACGGGTAAAGGACCAACTCCTTCGGATAGACAGCACATATCCGGAGACGGACTTCTCGTTCATGGCGCAAGATGGGCGGAAGGTCGTCGTCAAGACGCTCGAAGAGACAGAGTACCCACAATATTATCACAAGCGTGCGGCGGCCCACGACGGCTCAACGCCCGAGAGCGCAGGTGATGTCAAAGGTGCGTCCACCTCAAACGTCGTGCAGTACGCGGGTGAAGCAGAAACAGATGTCGTTGGTCCGCGTGAAGGACACAAAGTCTTTAGTGAGAACCAAAAAGGGGTCACGTTCGCCGATATCTTCTGGCCCTGGCTTAAAGGGGCCACAAATATCGTCCTCACTGATCCCTACATCCGAATGTTCCATCAGCTAAGGAACTTGATGGAATTCATAGAAATGATCGCTCAGCATAAAGCGCCGGAAGATGAGATGACAGTTCACCTGGTAACCTGTGCAGACGAGGCTTATCCAGAAAAGCAACAAACTAACTTAATTGCCATTGAGGCTGCGGCGGGCGCGGCAGGAATCAAATTTTCTTGGGAGTTCGACGGGACCAACAGGATTCACGCTCGGCATCTTGTGACGGATCGAGGTTGGAAGATCAGCCTAGATCGGGGCCTCGACATATTTCAGAAATTTGAGATGAACGATGCGTTTAGTCTTGCGAACCGACTGCAAACGTATCGGCAAGTAAAGGCGTTCGAGATTACTTATCTACGGTCCGTATGA
- the clpB gene encoding ATP-dependent chaperone ClpB — translation MNIEKYSERVRGFLQSAQTKALADGHPQFTPEHVLKVLLDDEQGMAASLIERAGGSARDARTANDAALAKQPKTTGGNGQVYLSQPLAKVFSTAEDAAKKAGDSFVTVERLLLALAIEKSAATSEILAKAGITPTKLNQVINDIRKGRTADTASAEQGFDSLKKFARDLTADAREGRLDPVIGRDDEIRRTIQVLSRRTKNNPVLIGEPGVGKTAIAEGLALRIVNGDVPESLKDKTLMALDMGALIAGAKYRGEFEERLKAVLTEVQAEDGEIILFIDEMHTLVGAGKAEGAMDASNLLKPALARGELHCVGATTLDEYRKHVEKDAALARRFQPVMVEEPTVEDTISILRGLKEKYEQHHKVRIADAAIVAAATLSNRYITDRFLPDKAIDLMDEAAARLRMQVDSKPEELDELDRRIIQLKIEREALKKETDRSSQDRLEKLELDLTALEEQADALTVRWQAEKSKLGRAADLKRQLDELRNELAIAQRKGEFQRAGELAYGIIPKLEKELEDAEGRDAGDVDPMVQEVVTADNIAHIVSRWTGIPVDKMLEGERDKLLRMEDELAKWVVGQGDAVQAVSRAVRRSRAGLQDPHRPIGSFIFLGPTGVGKTELTKALARFLFDDETAIQRMDMSEYMEKHSVARLIGAPPGYVGYEEGGALTESVRRRPYQVVLFDEIEKAHPDVFNVLLQVLDDGRLTDGQGRTVDFRNTMIIMTSNLGAEYLTALGENEDSDSVRDQVMDVVKMAFRPEFLNRVDEIILFHRLKRSEMGAIVAIQLERLRKLLVDRKIALDLDDDAVHWLAEKGYDPVYGARPLKRAIQKHLQDPLAEKILSGDIPDGSNVKVTAGSDRLLFSPRTATVSKAA, via the coding sequence ATGAACATTGAAAAATACTCCGAGCGCGTTCGCGGATTCCTGCAATCCGCCCAGACGAAGGCGCTTGCGGACGGCCATCCGCAATTCACGCCGGAACACGTTCTGAAGGTGCTGCTCGATGACGAGCAGGGCATGGCCGCATCCTTGATCGAACGGGCCGGTGGCAGCGCACGCGACGCGCGCACCGCCAACGACGCCGCCCTTGCCAAGCAGCCGAAAACCACAGGCGGCAATGGGCAGGTCTATCTTTCGCAGCCGCTCGCCAAGGTCTTCTCGACCGCCGAAGACGCTGCCAAGAAGGCCGGCGACAGTTTTGTCACCGTAGAGCGCCTGCTTTTGGCACTCGCGATCGAAAAATCCGCAGCAACGTCCGAGATCCTGGCGAAGGCCGGCATCACGCCGACCAAGCTCAACCAGGTCATCAACGATATCCGCAAGGGCCGCACCGCCGATACGGCAAGCGCCGAGCAGGGTTTCGATTCGCTGAAGAAATTCGCCCGTGACCTGACGGCCGATGCGCGCGAAGGCCGCCTCGACCCGGTGATCGGCCGCGACGATGAAATCCGTCGCACGATCCAGGTTCTGTCGCGCCGCACCAAGAACAACCCGGTTCTCATCGGTGAGCCCGGCGTCGGCAAGACGGCGATCGCCGAGGGCCTGGCGCTGCGCATCGTCAATGGTGATGTGCCGGAGAGCCTGAAAGACAAGACGCTGATGGCGCTCGACATGGGCGCGCTGATCGCCGGTGCGAAGTATCGCGGTGAATTCGAGGAACGCCTCAAGGCCGTGCTTACCGAAGTGCAGGCAGAAGACGGCGAGATCATCCTGTTCATCGACGAGATGCACACGCTGGTCGGTGCCGGCAAGGCGGAAGGGGCGATGGACGCCTCCAACCTCCTGAAGCCCGCGCTTGCCCGTGGTGAACTGCACTGCGTCGGCGCCACCACGCTCGATGAATACCGCAAGCATGTCGAGAAGGACGCAGCCCTTGCCCGCCGGTTCCAGCCCGTCATGGTCGAAGAACCGACCGTCGAGGACACGATCTCGATCCTGCGTGGACTGAAGGAGAAGTACGAGCAGCACCACAAGGTCCGCATCGCCGATGCGGCGATCGTTGCTGCCGCGACGCTCTCCAACCGCTACATCACGGATCGCTTCCTGCCGGACAAGGCCATCGACCTGATGGATGAAGCCGCCGCGCGCTTGCGCATGCAGGTGGATTCCAAGCCGGAAGAGCTCGACGAACTCGATCGTCGCATCATCCAGCTGAAGATCGAGCGCGAGGCCCTGAAGAAGGAAACCGACCGCTCGTCGCAGGATCGGCTCGAAAAGCTCGAACTCGACCTTACCGCGCTTGAAGAGCAGGCGGATGCGCTGACTGTGCGCTGGCAGGCGGAAAAGTCGAAGCTCGGCCGCGCCGCCGACCTGAAGCGCCAGCTTGACGAGCTGCGTAACGAACTGGCCATTGCCCAGCGCAAGGGCGAGTTCCAGCGCGCCGGCGAGCTTGCCTACGGGATCATTCCGAAGCTCGAAAAGGAGCTGGAGGACGCGGAAGGCCGCGATGCCGGTGACGTCGATCCAATGGTGCAGGAAGTCGTGACGGCTGACAACATCGCCCATATCGTGTCGCGCTGGACCGGTATTCCGGTCGACAAGATGCTGGAAGGCGAGCGCGACAAGCTGTTGCGCATGGAAGACGAGCTCGCGAAATGGGTCGTCGGCCAGGGGGATGCCGTTCAGGCGGTCTCCCGTGCCGTCCGCCGGTCGCGTGCCGGCCTTCAGGATCCGCACCGGCCGATCGGCTCGTTCATCTTCCTCGGCCCGACCGGCGTCGGCAAGACTGAGCTGACCAAGGCGCTCGCCCGCTTCCTGTTCGATGACGAGACGGCGATCCAGCGCATGGATATGTCGGAATACATGGAGAAGCACTCCGTGGCCCGGCTGATCGGTGCGCCTCCAGGCTATGTCGGTTATGAGGAAGGCGGTGCGCTGACCGAATCCGTCCGCCGCCGGCCCTACCAGGTCGTGCTGTTCGACGAGATCGAAAAGGCGCATCCGGATGTCTTCAACGTGCTGCTGCAGGTTCTCGATGACGGCCGCCTGACCGATGGCCAAGGCCGCACCGTGGACTTCCGCAACACGATGATCATCATGACCTCGAACCTCGGTGCCGAATATCTGACGGCGCTCGGCGAGAACGAGGACAGTGACAGCGTTCGCGACCAGGTGATGGATGTCGTCAAGATGGCCTTCCGGCCGGAGTTCCTGAACCGCGTGGACGAGATCATCCTGTTCCACCGCCTCAAGCGGTCGGAAATGGGCGCCATCGTCGCCATCCAGCTGGAGCGCCTGCGCAAGCTTTTGGTGGATCGCAAGATCGCTCTCGATCTCGACGATGATGCCGTGCATTGGCTGGCCGAGAAGGGGTACGATCCGGTCTATGGTGCGCGTCCGCTCAAGCGGGCGATCCAGAAGCACCTCCAGGATCCGTTGGCGGAGAAGATCCTCTCCGGCGATATTCCGGACGGTTCGAACGTCAAGGTAACCGCCGGGTCCGACCGGCTGCTCTTCTCGCCGCGTACGGCGACGGTAAGCAAGGCCGCTTAA
- a CDS encoding M23 family metallopeptidase, with product MTTSRNMIRSLGNEPPILADGRKAPDRREISLRWLSGTFLTGITSSILMGVALFAALDGRQQLAIPAEAFAALATPNKAGESAKRGERVIETSIVAKPADKKIMEISTMIHDGEKEVVRRQPFAHVKMALAANHATGDDYPRFDPLAIFSTNGKDAAPASRMGTIYGSDVESEVALQTDAFPTGGSALDYADQMSIEEVEENVRTNGSVLTDGNSQVASLSYVDPQRFASDSSELDLLQGLTARIVEENMSVSTFDTLTPDDTEYADDVIPVRRAAEIGEIMTAAGYTKAQADDLSAYLEGQLGSNELAEGDVLRICISQKGKEASIVRASVYSRGHHVMTAALDDSGRFVSGAEPPVLDAVATAFDDDGRPAIIAGRDLPRVYDGIYRAALSYGMGKDMTAEVIRILASNVDFQAQLRPSDTLEAFFSVTDEKGTATEESEILFLDAKFGDTETRVYRFQNADDGAVDYYDQDGKSIRQFLLRNPVPNGTFRSGFGMRRHPILGFSRMHTGVDWAAPRGTPIIAAGNGVVEKAGWDSGGYGNQTLIRHANGYVSSYNHQSAIAKGVKPGVKVRQGQVIGFVGTTGLSTGPHLHYELIVNGNKVDALKIRLPGGKSLEGKALAQFEIERKRIDDLLGRGEGSTEVAETH from the coding sequence ATGACCACTTCCCGGAACATGATCCGATCCCTCGGCAATGAACCCCCGATCCTCGCCGACGGGCGCAAGGCGCCCGACCGTCGCGAAATCTCCCTGCGCTGGCTCTCCGGCACCTTTCTGACCGGCATCACCTCTTCCATCCTTATGGGTGTCGCCCTCTTCGCCGCGCTCGACGGACGCCAGCAGCTCGCCATTCCGGCAGAGGCTTTTGCTGCACTCGCCACCCCGAACAAGGCCGGCGAAAGCGCAAAGCGCGGCGAACGCGTCATCGAGACGTCGATCGTCGCCAAGCCCGCCGACAAGAAGATCATGGAAATCTCCACCATGATCCATGACGGCGAAAAGGAAGTGGTGCGCCGCCAGCCCTTCGCCCATGTGAAGATGGCGCTTGCCGCAAACCACGCAACGGGTGACGACTATCCGCGCTTTGATCCGCTGGCGATCTTCTCCACCAATGGCAAGGATGCCGCCCCCGCCTCGCGCATGGGCACGATCTATGGTTCCGACGTGGAATCGGAAGTCGCACTCCAGACCGATGCCTTCCCGACCGGTGGCTCGGCACTCGACTATGCCGACCAGATGTCGATCGAGGAAGTCGAGGAGAATGTCCGCACCAACGGTTCGGTGCTGACGGACGGCAACTCGCAGGTCGCCTCGCTCTCCTATGTCGATCCGCAGCGCTTCGCGTCCGATTCCTCCGAACTCGATCTGTTACAGGGACTGACGGCGCGCATCGTCGAGGAAAACATGAGTGTATCGACCTTCGATACGCTGACCCCCGACGACACGGAGTATGCCGACGACGTGATCCCCGTGCGTCGCGCCGCCGAAATCGGCGAGATCATGACGGCCGCCGGTTACACCAAAGCACAGGCCGACGACCTTTCCGCCTATCTCGAAGGTCAACTCGGCAGCAACGAACTTGCCGAAGGCGACGTGCTGCGCATCTGCATTTCGCAGAAGGGCAAGGAAGCAAGCATCGTTCGGGCCAGCGTCTATTCGCGCGGCCACCATGTGATGACGGCAGCCCTCGACGACAGCGGCCGGTTCGTCAGCGGCGCCGAACCACCGGTGCTCGATGCAGTGGCGACGGCCTTCGACGACGATGGCCGCCCCGCAATCATCGCCGGACGCGACCTGCCGCGTGTCTATGACGGTATCTATCGCGCGGCGCTGTCCTACGGCATGGGCAAGGATATGACGGCGGAGGTCATTCGCATCCTCGCCAGCAATGTCGATTTCCAGGCACAGCTTCGCCCGAGCGATACGCTTGAAGCCTTCTTCTCCGTCACCGATGAAAAGGGCACAGCGACGGAAGAGTCCGAAATTCTCTTCCTGGACGCCAAGTTCGGCGACACGGAAACCCGCGTCTACCGCTTCCAGAATGCGGACGACGGTGCGGTCGACTATTACGACCAGGACGGCAAGAGCATCCGGCAGTTCCTGCTGCGCAATCCGGTCCCGAACGGCACGTTCCGATCCGGCTTCGGCATGCGGCGCCACCCGATCCTCGGCTTCTCGCGCATGCATACCGGCGTCGACTGGGCAGCCCCCCGCGGCACGCCGATCATCGCCGCCGGCAATGGCGTGGTCGAAAAGGCAGGCTGGGATTCCGGCGGCTACGGCAACCAGACGCTGATCCGCCATGCCAACGGCTATGTCTCGTCCTACAATCACCAGAGCGCGATCGCCAAAGGCGTCAAGCCGGGGGTAAAAGTGCGCCAGGGCCAGGTCATCGGCTTCGTCGGCACGACCGGCCTTTCGACCGGCCCGCACCTGCACTACGAACTGATCGTCAACGGCAACAAGGTGGATGCACTGAAAATCCGCCTGCCCGGCGGAAAGTCGCTCGAAGGCAAGGCCCTTGCGCAGTTCGAGATCGAGCGCAAGCGCATCGACGACCTCTTGGGCCGCGGCGAAGGATCGACGGAAGTCGCCGAGACGCACTGA
- the prfA gene encoding peptide chain release factor 1 has translation MAKLPVEKMRELERRFGEIEARMSAGPDSETYVRLASEYSELQPVVTKIREYQKVSGEIADLEALLEDKTTDREMRDLADMELPELKERLEGLEKEMQILLLPKDAADEKSAILEIRAGTGGSEAALFAGDLFRMYERYAAANGWKVEVLSSSEGEAGGFKEIIATITGRGVFAKLKFESGVHRVQRVPETEASGRIHTSAATVAVLPEAEEIDIEIRPEDIRIDTMRSSGAGGQHVNTTDSAVRITHLPTGLIVTSSEKSQHQNRAKAMQVLRSRLYDIERQRADNERSADRKSQVGSGDRSERIRTYNFPQGRVTDHRINLTLYKLDRMMIGEIDEIVDALVADYQAGQLAQLGEQGR, from the coding sequence GTGGCGAAGCTTCCCGTTGAAAAGATGCGTGAACTCGAACGCCGTTTCGGCGAGATCGAGGCGCGTATGTCGGCGGGTCCGGATTCGGAGACCTATGTGCGTCTTGCCTCGGAATATTCCGAGCTTCAGCCGGTCGTGACGAAGATCCGCGAATACCAGAAGGTGAGCGGCGAGATTGCCGACCTCGAGGCGTTACTCGAGGACAAGACGACCGACCGCGAGATGCGCGATCTTGCGGACATGGAACTGCCGGAGCTGAAGGAGCGTCTTGAGGGGCTGGAAAAGGAGATGCAGATCCTGCTTCTCCCCAAGGATGCCGCCGACGAGAAGAGCGCGATCCTCGAAATCCGCGCCGGCACGGGCGGCTCCGAAGCCGCACTCTTCGCCGGCGACCTTTTCCGCATGTACGAGCGCTATGCGGCCGCCAATGGCTGGAAGGTCGAGGTTCTGTCGTCGAGCGAGGGCGAGGCCGGCGGCTTCAAGGAAATCATCGCGACGATCACCGGCCGCGGCGTGTTTGCCAAGCTGAAGTTCGAATCGGGCGTGCACCGCGTCCAGCGCGTTCCGGAAACGGAAGCGAGCGGACGCATCCATACGTCGGCGGCGACGGTTGCGGTGCTGCCGGAGGCGGAGGAGATCGACATCGAAATCCGGCCGGAAGACATTCGTATCGACACGATGCGCTCGTCCGGCGCCGGCGGCCAGCACGTCAACACGACGGACTCGGCCGTGCGTATCACGCACCTGCCGACGGGCCTGATCGTCACGAGCTCGGAGAAATCGCAGCACCAGAACCGCGCCAAGGCGATGCAGGTGCTGCGTTCTCGGCTCTATGACATCGAGCGCCAGCGCGCAGACAACGAACGCTCCGCCGACCGCAAGAGCCAGGTCGGTTCGGGGGATCGCTCGGAGCGCATCCGCACCTACAATTTCCCGCAGGGGCGCGTGACCGACCACCGCATCAACCTGACGCTCTACAAGCTCGACCGGATGATGATCGGCGAGATCGATGAAATCGTCGATGCGCTGGTCGCCGACTATCAGGCCGGTCAATTGGCGCAGCTTGGCGAACAGGGCCGATGA
- the prmC gene encoding peptide chain release factor N(5)-glutamine methyltransferase: MSGNTLAEVLLAARRRLSEAGVNDAAGDARALIMGLLALTSTSFITEGGRILDRAERQVIDDAIERRIRREPVHRILGHRAFSRLDLALSSETLEPRPDTEILVDTLVPHAQRILAETGRCRILDLGTGTGAICLALLDLVPGATGVGADLSAGALETARRNAELNGVADRFETVESDWFAGIDGAFDIIVSNPPYIVRSVVGTLDDEVRLYDPILALDGGEDGLDAYRAIAAGAGDHLRENGLVAYEIGYDQKDQVTAIMRENGFARIAAVEDLGGNDRVLVFSKAVLL; this comes from the coding sequence ATGAGCGGCAACACGCTCGCCGAGGTGCTGTTGGCGGCGCGCCGCCGACTGTCCGAAGCGGGCGTCAATGATGCCGCCGGAGATGCGCGGGCCTTGATCATGGGCCTGCTTGCTTTGACATCGACGTCTTTCATAACCGAAGGCGGCCGGATACTCGATCGGGCGGAACGGCAGGTGATCGATGATGCTATCGAACGGCGCATCAGGCGTGAGCCCGTGCACCGCATCCTCGGCCACCGGGCTTTCTCGCGGCTAGACCTCGCGCTTTCGTCCGAAACGCTGGAGCCAAGGCCGGATACCGAAATCCTCGTCGATACGCTCGTGCCGCATGCACAGCGCATCCTTGCCGAGACGGGACGCTGCCGCATCCTGGATCTCGGCACGGGAACTGGTGCGATCTGTCTCGCGCTGCTCGACCTGGTACCGGGCGCGACCGGCGTTGGGGCCGATCTTTCGGCAGGCGCCCTTGAAACGGCAAGGCGCAATGCCGAACTAAATGGGGTCGCCGACCGCTTTGAGACAGTCGAGAGCGACTGGTTTGCAGGCATAGACGGCGCGTTCGACATCATCGTGTCAAATCCGCCCTATATCGTCCGTTCGGTGGTCGGAACGCTGGACGATGAAGTCCGGCTCTACGATCCGATCCTGGCGCTGGATGGCGGCGAAGATGGGCTCGATGCCTACCGCGCCATTGCCGCCGGGGCGGGCGATCATCTTCGGGAAAACGGCCTGGTGGCTTACGAAATCGGTTACGACCAGAAGGATCAGGTCACCGCGATCATGCGCGAAAACGGTTTTGCGCGGATTGCGGCGGTCGAGGATCTTGGCGGCAACGATCGCGTCCTCGTCTTTTCAAAAGCGGTCTTACTGTAA
- a CDS encoding recombinase family protein, with translation MIGRHDHVVSVRYSTDRQDEVSIETQIELGKTFVEKQGWKLVETYSDAAVSGTSFMLRPGIQQLLARVKEERIDVVLCVTVDRLSRDIEHSHKILKDLRYRDVDLWTVHAGTPVTDMEMSFRAMLSHELVGQIRYRTREGMKTAARRGKATTRLSYGYRLGQQRDANGDRILGLREIDPAQAEIVRWIFEQYANGVSPAAIAASLNARRIPAPQENYWRDDTIRGDGKRQTGILHNELYVGRIVWNKQNYRKNPETERRTARLNDKSEWVVTEVPSLRIISDELWARVKERQLTTLENFSRTKTNRLNRTHRPSYLLSGMLECAECGGSYAIMAKERYGCSNHKNKLPIDGLGGSCCSNQKTILRKNLEDRVLSCLPAAFFGMGVFETTSPDRHAATSQRP, from the coding sequence ATGATCGGACGTCACGATCATGTTGTTAGCGTTCGCTACTCCACCGACCGTCAGGACGAGGTATCGATCGAAACGCAGATCGAACTCGGCAAGACGTTCGTCGAGAAGCAGGGCTGGAAGCTGGTCGAGACCTATTCCGACGCCGCGGTCAGCGGCACGTCCTTCATGCTGCGTCCCGGCATCCAGCAGCTTCTCGCCCGCGTGAAGGAGGAACGCATCGATGTGGTTCTCTGCGTGACCGTCGATCGACTGTCGCGCGATATCGAGCACAGCCACAAGATCCTCAAGGACTTGCGCTACCGCGACGTCGATCTCTGGACCGTCCACGCCGGCACCCCGGTTACGGACATGGAGATGTCGTTCCGTGCGATGCTCAGTCACGAACTTGTCGGGCAGATCCGCTACCGCACCCGGGAAGGCATGAAGACGGCGGCGCGCAGGGGCAAGGCGACGACCCGCCTCTCCTACGGCTACCGTCTCGGCCAGCAGCGCGACGCCAACGGTGACAGAATCCTGGGCCTGCGCGAGATCGACCCTGCTCAGGCCGAGATCGTCCGCTGGATCTTCGAACAATATGCGAACGGGGTCAGCCCGGCAGCAATCGCCGCGAGCCTCAACGCACGCCGCATTCCCGCACCGCAGGAGAATTACTGGCGTGACGATACCATTCGCGGCGATGGAAAACGCCAGACCGGCATCCTTCACAACGAGCTCTATGTCGGTCGGATCGTCTGGAACAAACAGAACTATCGCAAGAACCCGGAGACCGAACGCCGCACAGCCCGTCTCAACGACAAGAGCGAATGGGTCGTGACGGAAGTCCCGTCCTTGCGGATCATCAGCGACGAACTCTGGGCACGGGTGAAGGAACGGCAACTGACGACGCTGGAGAACTTTTCCCGCACGAAGACCAACCGGCTGAACCGGACGCATCGACCAAGCTACCTGCTGAGCGGCATGCTGGAATGCGCCGAGTGCGGCGGCTCTTACGCCATCATGGCCAAGGAACGTTACGGCTGCTCGAACCACAAGAACAAGCTGCCGATCGATGGCCTCGGCGGCTCTTGCTGCTCCAACCAGAAGACCATCCTGCGCAAGAACCTGGAGGATCGGGTCCTGTCCTGCCTGCCCGCCGCCTTCTTCGGCATGGGTGTATTCGAGACGACGTCGCCGGACAGGCACGCCGCAACCTCGCAACGTCCGTGA